The Duganella sp. BuS-21 sequence ACGATCGAAGAGCTGCACGCCCAGCATCTCCTCCAGGTCCTTCAACTGCTTGGACGCGGCCGGCTGCGTCATGTGCAGCTCTTCGGAGGCACGGTGGATATTGCGTTGTTCGTCCAGCGCGATCAGCAGCAACAGCTGGCGCGTTTTCAGGCGCGCGCGCAGGAACCAGTTAGGGTTAGTTTCCATCATTCGATGATATCATGTTCGATATTGAACAAAGAACAATATCGCATTTATCGATATCACTTGCAAGCCGAACCAGGATTGGCCGCAGGGCCTTCCTTGGTCTGCTTGATGAACGGGATGGTGCCGTCGGCGTTGTACGCGAACTCCTCCACCGCCACCGAACGGCGGAACTCGGCGCCGCCCGGCAGTTTGGCGTTGTGGTAGAAGATGTAGTTTTTACCGTTGAATTCCACGATGGCCTGGTGGATGGTTTTCACCTTGGCGTTTTTCGCCATGATCACGCCCTGGAATTTCCACGGACCGACCGGGCTCGGACCGGTCATGTACGCGGTCTCCTCGGGGAAATCGCGCGAGTACGACAGGTAGTAGGTGCCATTATGCTTGTGCATGTACGGCGCTTCGGTGAAGCGGTCCATGCCCACCGTGTGGATCGGGCCATCCAGTTCGGTCATATTGGATTTGAGCTTGGCATACTTCAGCACCGTGTTGCCCCAGTACAGATAGACCTGGCCGTCGTCGTCCTGGAAGATGCCGGGATCGATATCGTCCCAGGCGATCGGCGCTTCCAGCGTCATGTTGTTGGTGATGAGCGCCGAGCCGCGCGCGTCCACGAACGGGCCTTCCGGCTTGTCCGACACGGCCACGCCGATGGCGCGGCCAGGAATGCTGGCGTGATCGACGGTGGCGTAGAAGTAGTATTTACCATCGCGCTTGGTGATGTCGGCGGCCCATGCGTCCACCTTGCCGATCGCCCATTTGAAGGCGGACGGCTGGATCGGCGAACCGCGGTCGATCCAGTTCTTCATGTCGCAGCTGCTGTACATGCGCCATTCCTTCATGACGTAGTCCTTGTCGGTGGCCGAGGCCTGGTCGTGACCGACGTACAGGTAGACGGTGCCGTTTTCAACGAAGGCCGCAGGGTCGGCGGTAAACAGGCCAGGCAAGATCGGGTTGGCCGCGTGCGCGGCGCAAGCCAACACGCTCGCCGCAGCGAACATCAAAGTTTTTTTCACGTTACTCTCCAGAGTGAGGGGGATTTTTATATTTATTTTTTATTGCCGCGCATTGTCATCACGCGCTGAACGACACAGAATACAAACAGCAGACCGCCGATCACGATCTTGGTCCACCAAGAGCTGAGGGTGCCGTCGAAGGCGATCAGCGTCTGGATGGAGCCCAGCACCAGCACGCCCGTCAGCGCTCCCGCCACATAACCGTAACCACCGCTCAGCAGCGTGCCGCCGATGACCACCGCCGCGATGGCGTCCAGCTCCGTGCCCTGTGCATGCAGGCCATAGCCGGACAACATATAGAACGAGAACAGTACACCCGCGAGCGCCGCGCAGAAGCCGGAGAAGGCGTAGATCAGCACCTTGGTGCGCGCCACGCGCAGGCCCATCATCAGCGCCGATTGCTCGTTGCCACCGATGGCGTAGATGGCGCGACCGAACGGCGTGCAGTGCGCAACGTAAATGGCAACTGCCAGCGTGCCCACCGCGATCAGTGCGCCCGGCGAAATAAAGCAATCGGCGATCGACAACTGCGCTTGCGACATGGCGACGAAGAGCGGATCTTCGATGGTGATCGAGTTAATGCTGATCAGGTAGCACAGGCCGCGCGCCAGGAACATGCCGGCCAACGTAACGATGAAGGGCTGCAGCTTGAAGTAGTGGATCATCGCACCCATGGCGGCGCCGAACAGCGTGCCGATGGCCAGTGAAATGGCGATCACCAGCACCGGCGGCCAATGCCAGGTTTGTAGCATCCAGGCGCAGATCATGGTGGTCAGGGCCAGCACCGAGCCGACCGACAGATCGATGCCGCCGGACAGGATGACGAAGCTCATGCCGACCGCAATCACCAGCAAGAAGGCGTTATCGATCAAGAGGTTGAACAGCACCTGCAGCGACAGGAAGCCCGGATAGGCCGCGCCGCCCGCGCCCAGCAGGACGATCAGCAGGAACACTGTAATCAGCGAAGTGAAATACGGCGATGATGTGAACGAGCGCATTATGCGTTACCTTTCACGCTGGCCGAGAATGCGCGCCGCCAGATGGTCTTGAACTCCGAGGACTGCGACACGCAGACCAGGAACACCACGACGGATTTCACGACCATGTTGACTTCCGGCGGCAGGCCGATGGAATAGATGGTGTAGGTCAGCGTCTGAATGATCAGCGCACCGATCACGCTGCCGGCCAGGCTGAATTTGCCGCCGGCCAGCGAAGTGCCGCCCAGCGTGACGGCCAGGATGGCGTCCAGCTCCAGCAGCAGACCGGCGTTGTTGGCGTCCGCGCTCTTGATGTTGGAGGTGATCATCAGCCCGGCCACGCCGGCGCACGCCGCGCAGAACACGTAGACGAAGAAGATTAACGAGGCGGTCTTCAAGCCGGCCAGCCGCGCGGCCACCGGGTTGATGCCGACCGACTGGATGAACAGGCCCAGTGCCGTCTTCCGCAGCAGCAGCGCGGTGACGATGAACACCGCGGCCACGATGAACAGCGAGAACGGCAGGCCAAACAAATAGCCGCTGCCGAGGAAGAAGAACGGCTGGTAGTAGACGGTGACGATCTGACCGTCGGTGAACAGCTGCGCCAGGCCGCGTCCCGCGACCATCAGGATCAGGGTGGCGACGATGGGCTGCAGGCCCAGGCCTGCCACCAGCACGCCGTTCCATGCGCCGCACAGCAGCGCGGCGCCCATGGCGACGGCCAGTGCGATCCACATCGGCGTGTTGGCGACGTAGGAAGGCACGCCGTTTTCCATCACCATGGTGCCGCCGATGAGCATCGCAGCGACGGTGCCGCTGATGGCGACAGTGGCGCCGACCGAGATGTCGATGCCGCGCGTGGCGATCACCAGCGTCATGCCGATGGCCGCCAGGATCAGCGGTGCGGCGCGGTTGGCGATGTCGATCAGGCTGCCGTACAGGTGGCCGTCCTTTATCTCCAGGTGAAAGAAGCCGGGAATCATGAACAGGTCGACCAGCAGCAGGATCGCCAGCGCTGCCAGTGGACGGAACAAGGGGTGGTGCAACAGCTTATGCATGTACATCTCCAGCGGCAATCACGTGCAGCACGGTGGTTTCATCGAGCGCGCCGCGCGGGTATTCGCCTCCGGCTTTACGGTCGCGCATGACGACGATGCGGTCGCTCACGCGCAGCACTTCGGGCAGTTCGGACGAAATGAACAGGATGGACATGCCCTTGCGGCACAGCGCCGAGACGTAGTCCATGATTTCCTGCTTGGCGCGCACGTCGATGCCGCGCGTTGGTTCGTCCAGGATCAGCAGTTTGGGATCGGTGACCAGCCAGCGCGCCAGCAGGACTTTCTGCTGGTTGCCGCCGGAGAGCGAGCCGATAGGGGTTTCGATGCTGGCGGTCTTGATGCCGAGCGCTTTGACGTATTCTTCCGCCAGTTGCTGCTGACGTTTGAGCGGGATGGCGCGCATGATGCCACTGCGGGCTTGTAGGGCGAGGATCAGGTTTTCGCGCACCGACAGGTCGAGGATGGCACCTTCATGCTTGCGGTCTTCGGAGCAGAAGCCGATGCCGGCGGCGATGGCGTCGCGCGGCGTCGACAGGTTGCGTTCCTTGCCGTCGATGGTGATGGTGCCGCTATCGGCTTTGTCCGCGCCGAACAGCAGGCGTGCGGCCTCCGTGCGGCCGGAGCCCAGCAGGCCGGCAAGGCCCAGCAGCTCGCCCTCGCGGATCTCCAGATCCATCGGCAACAGCGCGCCCTTTCGGCTCAAGCCGACGGCGCGCAGAAACGACTTGAAGCGCCCACCCGCACCACCCGGCACGATGGCGGCGGCCGGCGCGCCTGCGTTGGCGGCGGCACCGGTGGCGGCTGGTGCGCCGACCATCTTGTTGACCAACTCAACGCGCGACAGGTCGGCGGCAAGGTACTCGCCTTCCCGCTCGCCATTGCGCATCACGGTAATACGATCCGAAATCGCATAGGTCTGATCCAGGAAGTGCGTTACAAACAGAATCGCCATGCCCTGCTCGCGCAGGCCACGCAAAACGCTGAACAGCAAATCCACTTCCTTCTCATCCAGCGAGGAAGTCGGCTCATCGAGAATCAGCACCTTGGCCGACACCAGCAGCGCGCGCGAAATGGCCACCATCTGCTGAATCGCCAGAGGATAATGCGCCAGCGGCTTGGTCACATCGATCCGCACCTGCATGCGCTCCAGCAGCGCGGTCGCCTGCTTCGCCATGCCTGCCCAATCGATGCGTCCCAGCTTGCGCGGATAGCGACCAATAAAGATATTCTCCGCCACCGACAAATTCGGGCAGAGATTCACTTCCTGATAAACAGTGCTGATGCCAAGGTTCTGCGCCTCCAGCGTGGACTGCGGCTGTATCGCCTGCCCGGCCAGCAGAATCTGACCAAGGTCCGGCGTGTAAACACCGGTCAGCACCTTGATCAGCGTCGACTTGCCGGCGCCGTTCTGGCCCATCAGCGTATGCACTTCGCCTGGATAAAGCTTGAGCGACACGCCATTCAAGGCCTGCACGCCGGTGAAAGCCTTGCTGATGCCGCGCAGCTCCAGCACCGGCACGGGCGCAGAAGAGATATTCGTCATCGCGATCAGTATTTACGGTTCGGGAATTCCTTGGCCGCGACTTCGGCCGGGAACACGCCTTCCTGCGTCACAACGCGTTTAGGCACAGGCTTGCCGGCCACGACATCCTTGGCGATCTGCATCAGCTGAGGGCCGAGCAGCGGATTGCATTCCACCGTCACGTTCAGCTTACCGGCGATCATGGCCTCGAATGCGCCCTTCACACCGTCGATCGAAATCACCAGGATATCCTTGCCCGGTTTCAGGCCGGCTTCCTCGATCGCCTGGATCGCGCCAATCGCCATATCGTCATTGTGCGCATACAGCACATTGATCTTCTTGCCCTCGGCCTTCAGGAACGCTTCCATCACTTCCTTGCCCTTGGCGCGCGTAAAGTCGCCGGTCTGCGAACGCAGCACCTTCAACTTCGCATTGCCGGCGATGACTTCCTCGAAGCCCTTCTTGCGGTCCAGCGCAGGCGCCGAACCGACGGTGCCTTGCAATTCAACGATATTCAAAACGGCATCAGGCGTCTTCTTCTGACGCTCCACCAGCCAGCGGCCGGCGCGGCGGCCTTCTTCAACGAAGTCCGAACCGAGGAAGCTCACATACAGCGAAGGATCGCTGACATTGACGGCGCGGTCGGTCAGGATCACCGGAATATTGGCGCGCTTGGCTTCGCGCAGCACGGTATCCCAGCCCGATTCCACCACCGGCGAAAACGCGATCACGTCCACGCGCTGGGCGATGAACGAGCGGATCGCCTTGACCTGGTTTTCCTGCTTCTGCTGCGCGTCGGCGAATTTGAGGGTGACACCCTCCTTCTTGGCGGCGTCCTTGATCGAAACGGTGTTCGCGGTGCGCCATTCGCTTTCGGCGCCGACCTGCGAAAAACCGATCACCAGCGGTTTGGCGGCGAATGCGGGCATGCTAAGGGTGATGGCGGCGGCCAAAGCAGTGGCCAGTACGGTACGGCGATTCGTCATGGTTTAGTCTCCTGATAAGTTTTTTTTATGTGTTTTCCAGATCAATACTATGAGAAACACAAATATCTATCCAATGATATTTTCGCATCCTGCAATATCAATTTTGATATGTCAACGCAGCAGCCGGAGGCCGTACAAGCCGCCGGCGACCGAGCCGTCGCGCGCGACGAACTTGACCACCAGCTTGCCGCCCTCTGTGGCGCCGGGCGCAATCGCGTAATCGCGGCTGTAAAGCTCCTGCGCGGCACTGGCATCGAGGCGCACTTCGGCCAGCAGCTTGTCGTTGATAAGGATATCGAAACGGCGACCGGCGTCGAGTTTTGAATATGTCAGCCGCAGCGCGCGCGCCTCGCCTTTGCGGTCGGTCAGCTCGTAGCTGAACCATCCGGTCGCGTGGCGCCAGTGCTTGCCCTTGTAGACGCCGGCGTCCGCGCCTTCGGCCTTGAAGAAGTGGTCGGACTCGGGCTGCTGCTCGCCCGGCGCCACCTGGTCGATGGTATGCGCATCGAGCGCAAGGCGCTCCTTCTCATCTTCAGCCGCCTTGGCGCGGCGCTCGGCTAGATCGCCCGGCGTCGAATACGGCCAGTAAACGACGTAGCGCGCATCATGGACACGGAAGAACGGCACGAAGGTGGTCGGCCCGCTCTGCGGGGCCTGCACCAGTCCCGGCGCGGTAAACGTCAGCGGACGGCCGGGAACGGGACGGAAGCGGTCGGCGAAGGCCAGGTTGTCGCTCACCAGCACCGGCGCCTGGTCCAGCGGACATACAGGGCCGCTGGCGATGTGGCCCATGCGGCTATCGTCGGCAAGATAGTTGAGGCGCTCGCCGGGGAATGGATTGGTTTTAGCGGCCAGCACCAGAGGGCCGTACAGTACGGCGTACCAGGCCGACTTGTCGGGCATCTGCTCCAGGCGTGTTTTCATCGGCAGACGGATTTCCACCTTGTCGCCGTCGCGCCACGCACGACGCACGTTGGCATAGCGGTCCGCACCGACGGCTACAGTCACCGGCTTGCCGTTGACGGCGATGCGCAAAGCACCCTGCTCCACCCATTCCGGATAGCGGATCTTCATCGTGAAGGTCTTGTTGCCCTTGACGGTGATAGTGCTGCGGTCTTCATCCGGGAAGCGGTTGGACTGGCGAATCTGCACGCCCTGCTCGCGCCAATCCAGCGTCGACGGGATGAACAGGTTGACGTACAGGCGGTCGCCGCGATGCGCGTAGATGAATTCACCGTATTTGGCGTGGCTTTCGATGCCGGAGCCGACGCAGCACCACATGGCCTGCTGCGGCTGCGAGTACATGCGGTAGTGGTTGGGCCGCATCGGCGTGAAGTACACGAAGCCGCCGCTGTCGGGCCGCTGCGAGGACAGGATGTGGTTGTACACCGCGCGCTCGTAGTAATCGGCGTAGCTGCCTTTGGCGTCACCGAGGAACAGCAGCTCGGTGAGCTTGAGCATATTGTAGGTGTTGCAGGTTTCCGGGCCTTCCACTTCTTCGAGCATGGACGTGTAGTCTTTATCGTCGTGGAAGTGCTCTTTCACGCTGTTGCCGCCGATAGCGACGGTGCGGTGATCGTGCACGGTCTGCCAGAAGAACTGCGCCGCGCGTTGCCAGTCGCGGCGGCCGGTGATGTCGCCGATGCGCTTGAAGCCGATGACTTTCGGGATCTGCGTGTTGGCGTGCAAGCCGGTGAGTTGGTCCTTGCCTTCTTCAAGCGGGCGCAGGATGGCCTGGTGGGAGAAGCGGATCGCCAGGTCCATGTATTTCTGTTGGCCGGTGATTTGATAGACGTCGGCCAGTACTTCGTTCATGCCACCATGCTCGCTGCGCAGCATGGATTGCATCTGTTCTTCGTTCAATTGTGCGGTCAGCCCGATGGTCCAGTCGCACAGCGCAATCAGCATGGTTCGGGCGTCGGCGTTGTCGGCGTAGAGGTAGGCGTCGCGCAGACCGGCGTAGGTTTTGTGCAGGTTGTACCACGGGACCCACTTGCCGTTCACCGAGAAATTGTCGGCGTGGAGTTTGCCGTTGGCGATGTCCTGCCATGCGGCCGCGCCGCCGGGGATGCCGCCGATGTAGCCGTTGCCGTTGGCTTGCTGGCAGCGCTTGAGTTCAGCGACGAAGTAGTTCAGGCGCTGTTCGATTTGCTTGTCGCCGGTGGCAGCCAGCATCAGGGCCAGCGCGGTCAGATAGTGGCCGCCCATGTGGCCATCGAGGCCGGTGGATTCCCAGTTGCCGTAGGTCGGCTTCTTTAACGGAAGGCCGGCTTCGCGCAGGAATGGCGCCAGCAGGCGGTCCACGTCAAGCGAGAGGATATAGCGCAGGTCGGTCTGTTGAGCTTCCAGGAAGGGACTGGGGCCTAGGCGCACGGCGCTGAGCGGGAACAGGGAGGTCGCGCCGTCGGTGAGCGCACCGCGTGACGTGGCGGCACCGAGCGCACCGCTGGACGCGACGGTGGCGGCCGCGCCGGCGGCCAGTTTTAGTGCGCGGCGGCGGGAGGCCTGCGCGTCAGACGTGCGCGCGGCCGCCATTACTGCGCCGGCAGCTGGTTGCTGCGGTACTTGTTCAGGTCCGCCTGGTCGACACTCGGCCAGCCGGCGTCGTCAAACTTCATTTCCATGATCTTCAGCTTTTGCAGATACTTGTCAGCGGTTTCGTAAGCGTGCAGCACCAGATAGTCCTTGCCATCGAAGGTGTAGGCGCTGTTGTGGCCCAAGCCTTTCCAGTCCTTGTCGCCGGCGATGAGCAGCGAGCCGCCCCCCTTCATCATGTCGACGCCGTTCTTGTCCACGTATGGCCCGGTCACTTCCTTCGAGCGGCCGACCACCAGATGATAGGTACTGTCAGCCTTCTTGCAGCAAAGGCCGAAGGACGCAAACTGATAGTAGTAGTCGCCCTTCTTGAAAATGTAAGGCGCCTCGATCTCGCCCACACCAGCGCTTTCGCCGGAGCCGGCCGCGCCGTTGCTGCGGCTGGCGATGGCGTGCCATTCCTGCGGCTCGGCCAGGCCGGTCCATTCCTTGTTCAACTTGACCATTTTCAAGCCGCTCCAGAACGAGCCGAACGCCATCCAGGCATTGCCCTTGCTGTCTTCGATCACGTTCGGATCGATGGCGTTCCAATCGTCACGATTAGGCACGGACTGCAGCACCATGCCCTTGTCCTCCCAACGATAATCGGCAGAGCGCGGGTTCAGCGTTTTATTGACGGTGACGCCGATGCCGGAGGTGTTCTTGCCGAATCCGGACACGGAGTAATATAAATAGTATCGGCCGTTATGGAACTGGATGTCCGGCGCCCAGATATGGTCGTCAAACGTCGGTGCGGCTTGCTTCGCCCACACCGGCTGGCCCTTGAACACGCGGCCCTCCGTCGTCCAGTTCTTCATGTCCTTCGAGCTGTAGAAAGTGATACCCGGCCCTGTGCTGAACACATAGTAGGTATCGCCTTCCTTGGCCATCACCGGATCGTGCACACTGACTTCTTTGGCAGTGCTACCCGCAGCCGCTAGCGCAAGCGCCACCATCGATAAAACGTACTTCATTGCGAACCTCTTCCTAGTTGCCTGTACGGGCGCCCCAGATGGACACGCCGTCCACCGATTGCGCCGTCCACGTCACCACAAACGCGCTGGCGTTGGTATTCCACTGGCGCGACAGCACGCCAGCAAAAGTACCAGTCGCACCCAGCGCGATGGTGATCTTGTTGCTGCCGTCGTGCTTCCACGTACCGCTCGCCGTACCCGAGACCGTACCATCCGCCGCCAGCACCACATTCTGCGACGCCTTGATCGCCGTCGAGATGTCCTTGCCGTGGTTGATCATCTTGTACGATCCCGCCACATCCGCCGCAGTCACCTCTGCCGACAAAGCCGTCGCGTTCTTGCTGAGCGGCGCATAACGGAACGGCGCCACCACCGGCCAGCCGTCCGCATTGATGAACATCT is a genomic window containing:
- the yjfF gene encoding sugar ABC transporter permease YjfF; translation: MRSFTSSPYFTSLITVFLLIVLLGAGGAAYPGFLSLQVLFNLLIDNAFLLVIAVGMSFVILSGGIDLSVGSVLALTTMICAWMLQTWHWPPVLVIAISLAIGTLFGAAMGAMIHYFKLQPFIVTLAGMFLARGLCYLISINSITIEDPLFVAMSQAQLSIADCFISPGALIAVGTLAVAIYVAHCTPFGRAIYAIGGNEQSALMMGLRVARTKVLIYAFSGFCAALAGVLFSFYMLSGYGLHAQGTELDAIAAVVIGGTLLSGGYGYVAGALTGVLVLGSIQTLIAFDGTLSSWWTKIVIGGLLFVFCVVQRVMTMRGNKK
- a CDS encoding sugar ABC transporter ATP-binding protein; protein product: MTNISSAPVPVLELRGISKAFTGVQALNGVSLKLYPGEVHTLMGQNGAGKSTLIKVLTGVYTPDLGQILLAGQAIQPQSTLEAQNLGISTVYQEVNLCPNLSVAENIFIGRYPRKLGRIDWAGMAKQATALLERMQVRIDVTKPLAHYPLAIQQMVAISRALLVSAKVLILDEPTSSLDEKEVDLLFSVLRGLREQGMAILFVTHFLDQTYAISDRITVMRNGEREGEYLAADLSRVELVNKMVGAPAATGAAANAGAPAAAIVPGGAGGRFKSFLRAVGLSRKGALLPMDLEIREGELLGLAGLLGSGRTEAARLLFGADKADSGTITIDGKERNLSTPRDAIAAGIGFCSEDRKHEGAILDLSVRENLILALQARSGIMRAIPLKRQQQLAEEYVKALGIKTASIETPIGSLSGGNQQKVLLARWLVTDPKLLILDEPTRGIDVRAKQEIMDYVSALCRKGMSILFISSELPEVLRVSDRIVVMRDRKAGGEYPRGALDETTVLHVIAAGDVHA
- a CDS encoding glycoside hydrolase family 43 protein, translated to MFAAASVLACAAHAANPILPGLFTADPAAFVENGTVYLYVGHDQASATDKDYVMKEWRMYSSCDMKNWIDRGSPIQPSAFKWAIGKVDAWAADITKRDGKYYFYATVDHASIPGRAIGVAVSDKPEGPFVDARGSALITNNMTLEAPIAWDDIDPGIFQDDDGQVYLYWGNTVLKYAKLKSNMTELDGPIHTVGMDRFTEAPYMHKHNGTYYLSYSRDFPEETAYMTGPSPVGPWKFQGVIMAKNAKVKTIHQAIVEFNGKNYIFYHNAKLPGGAEFRRSVAVEEFAYNADGTIPFIKQTKEGPAANPGSACK
- a CDS encoding glycoside hydrolase family 127 protein yields the protein MAAARTSDAQASRRRALKLAAGAAATVASSGALGAATSRGALTDGATSLFPLSAVRLGPSPFLEAQQTDLRYILSLDVDRLLAPFLREAGLPLKKPTYGNWESTGLDGHMGGHYLTALALMLAATGDKQIEQRLNYFVAELKRCQQANGNGYIGGIPGGAAAWQDIANGKLHADNFSVNGKWVPWYNLHKTYAGLRDAYLYADNADARTMLIALCDWTIGLTAQLNEEQMQSMLRSEHGGMNEVLADVYQITGQQKYMDLAIRFSHQAILRPLEEGKDQLTGLHANTQIPKVIGFKRIGDITGRRDWQRAAQFFWQTVHDHRTVAIGGNSVKEHFHDDKDYTSMLEEVEGPETCNTYNMLKLTELLFLGDAKGSYADYYERAVYNHILSSQRPDSGGFVYFTPMRPNHYRMYSQPQQAMWCCVGSGIESHAKYGEFIYAHRGDRLYVNLFIPSTLDWREQGVQIRQSNRFPDEDRSTITVKGNKTFTMKIRYPEWVEQGALRIAVNGKPVTVAVGADRYANVRRAWRDGDKVEIRLPMKTRLEQMPDKSAWYAVLYGPLVLAAKTNPFPGERLNYLADDSRMGHIASGPVCPLDQAPVLVSDNLAFADRFRPVPGRPLTFTAPGLVQAPQSGPTTFVPFFRVHDARYVVYWPYSTPGDLAERRAKAAEDEKERLALDAHTIDQVAPGEQQPESDHFFKAEGADAGVYKGKHWRHATGWFSYELTDRKGEARALRLTYSKLDAGRRFDILINDKLLAEVRLDASAAQELYSRDYAIAPGATEGGKLVVKFVARDGSVAGGLYGLRLLR
- a CDS encoding ABC transporter permease gives rise to the protein MHKLLHHPLFRPLAALAILLLVDLFMIPGFFHLEIKDGHLYGSLIDIANRAAPLILAAIGMTLVIATRGIDISVGATVAISGTVAAMLIGGTMVMENGVPSYVANTPMWIALAVAMGAALLCGAWNGVLVAGLGLQPIVATLILMVAGRGLAQLFTDGQIVTVYYQPFFFLGSGYLFGLPFSLFIVAAVFIVTALLLRKTALGLFIQSVGINPVAARLAGLKTASLIFFVYVFCAACAGVAGLMITSNIKSADANNAGLLLELDAILAVTLGGTSLAGGKFSLAGSVIGALIIQTLTYTIYSIGLPPEVNMVVKSVVVFLVCVSQSSEFKTIWRRAFSASVKGNA
- a CDS encoding ABC transporter substrate-binding protein, coding for MPAFAAKPLVIGFSQVGAESEWRTANTVSIKDAAKKEGVTLKFADAQQKQENQVKAIRSFIAQRVDVIAFSPVVESGWDTVLREAKRANIPVILTDRAVNVSDPSLYVSFLGSDFVEEGRRAGRWLVERQKKTPDAVLNIVELQGTVGSAPALDRKKGFEEVIAGNAKLKVLRSQTGDFTRAKGKEVMEAFLKAEGKKINVLYAHNDDMAIGAIQAIEEAGLKPGKDILVISIDGVKGAFEAMIAGKLNVTVECNPLLGPQLMQIAKDVVAGKPVPKRVVTQEGVFPAEVAAKEFPNRKY
- a CDS encoding arabinan endo-1,5-alpha-L-arabinosidase, whose product is MKYVLSMVALALAAAGSTAKEVSVHDPVMAKEGDTYYVFSTGPGITFYSSKDMKNWTTEGRVFKGQPVWAKQAAPTFDDHIWAPDIQFHNGRYYLYYSVSGFGKNTSGIGVTVNKTLNPRSADYRWEDKGMVLQSVPNRDDWNAIDPNVIEDSKGNAWMAFGSFWSGLKMVKLNKEWTGLAEPQEWHAIASRSNGAAGSGESAGVGEIEAPYIFKKGDYYYQFASFGLCCKKADSTYHLVVGRSKEVTGPYVDKNGVDMMKGGGSLLIAGDKDWKGLGHNSAYTFDGKDYLVLHAYETADKYLQKLKIMEMKFDDAGWPSVDQADLNKYRSNQLPAQ